The genomic window AGGCTCCTCGACAGCATCCTCACGACGAGCCGAACGAATCGGGTATTCGTATGCGGCACTTCGCAATTGACCTTGGCCTTGTGCGCGGATCTGACCCAGCGCGCCCTGGAACGCGACTTCTACACCCCGCCCGACGCGGTGCCACTGCCCGCGCTCACGTTGGTCGAAAGGGACGCCGAAGACTACCTGCGGGATCACGAGTTCCACCGCCAGCAGGCCGGATTCATGTCGGAGGGCCCGAACATCGACGCGGTAGCCGAGGCGCCGACGATCCCGACCTTGCTTAAGCTGGTCGCCGACGCCGACCCGTCGACGAGCGCGGTGATATTCGTCGACGCCCACGCCGCGACACCCGCCGCCCGGCTGGCCGCCCGCTTTCCCGAGATGCCCATCTACGCCTCGGATCTCAACACCAGCCTCGACGACGACTCGATCCAGGTCGTCGGCCGAATGCAGTCCTACTCGCTGGTGCTCGACACCCGCGAAGGTCAGGTCCAGGACGCGTGGGAGCGCGCGGCGCGGCTTATCCACGAGCGCTACGTCTCCACCATCGACCCGAGTTGGACACGGGGGCCCGCATCGGTGCCGTGGGCCGACCTCAGCGAGTTCTACCGCGGATCCAACCGGCGCCAGGTGCGCAACGCCCTATGGATGGTCGAGCAGATCGCGGGTCACACGTGGAATACCTGGGGCAGGCCGCCCAAACAACTGTCCGGCAGCGAGATGTCGAGACTGACGCCCCTGGAACAGCTCGCGCTGATGGGATTCGACGAGCACTCCTCGATGAGCATGGCCCGAGCCGAGCACGAGGACTGGTGCCGCTACTACCGGCGCAACGGCTGGAAACACGGTACGCCCCGCGACGATTCGCGCAAGATCCACGACAAGCTGGTCGACTGGTCCGTGGTGGAAAGCGACCCGGAGCTGCTCAACGCCGCGGTCCGCAGCCTCGCCGCCACCCTATGGAGCTTGCGCCAGCTGGGGTTTCGGTCGCGGCCGATCTGGCAGTCGTTCACCAGGATCGGCACGGTGGCCGCCGAGCAACGCAGCGCCCCGTGGACCTGGACGTCGGATTCCGGGCACACCATGCGCGCCGACGCCGGCGACTGGGCGGTGACCGAGGACGGCAAAACCTGGTCCGTCCGCGACGACATCTTTCGCGACACCTACGAGCCCGCGGGCGCGGGGGTCTGGCAGCGAAAGGGACGCGTACAAGCTCGCCCGGCTTACCCGGGCGAAACCGTCTCCACGCTCGAGGGGGAGGCGACCGCAGCCGAGGGCGACTGGATCGTGCGCGGAACCACCGGCGAGCAATGGCCGGTTCCCGGTGACGAATTCGCGCGCCGCTATGCCGAACTACAGTCGGCCGCAGAAGCCGACGTGCACGACGGCGACGCCCGGTGAGCGTTGGCGTCCGACCGAACCCGGCAACAACCAAAATTTGCGCATCCCCGGGTGCCCCGACACTGATACGGTATCGACGCATGTGCAAAAAGGGGCTCGCGCCTGCAGGCTTTCGCCACGTCCGTTCACTCTGCGTCCAGCTTTAGGAGACTGTGATGGCGCTGTTCATCAGCTACTCGAGCCAAGACAGGACGACGGTCGACGCACTGACGACCGCCCTGCGCCGCGGCCAGCAGCAGGTGTGGTTCGACCAGGAACTCGGCGGCGGCGACTCCTGGTGGAACAAGATTTTGGAGCAGATCCGCGCTTGTGACGTCTTCATCGTCGCGCTGTCGAACAACTGGCTGCAGTCCAAGCCCAGCCAGTCCGAGTTGCGCTACGCCAAGGCGCTGAACCGGCCGATCCTGCCCGTGCGGATCGGTGACGTCGATAGCATGCGGGTGAATCCCCTTGCCGCGTTGCAGATCATCGATTACCGCGAACCCAGCATCGACGCCGGCATCCAGTTGGTCACCGCGGTGCATCAGCTCCGTAGCAAGCCCGCGCCGCTGCCGGACCCGCTGCCCGAAGAGCCGCCGGTGCCGTTCGGCTACATCACCCGGCTGGGCAACCAGATGGCCGAAAAGGAACTCAGCCCCCAGCAGCAGCTGCAGCTGTTGGTCGAGTTACGGTCCGGCCTCGACGAGGACGGCGACGACCCCAGCGCCCGCGGCGACATCGCCCAGCTGCTGCGGATGCTGCGGCTGCGGCACGACGTCACCTACCGCACCCGAAGCGAGATCGACAACGTCCTCGCCGAGATCGAGGCCAAGGACAATCCGTCCGGCGCAGCCGCAGCAGCAGGCGCCAAGACGCAAGCGACGACGACGCCCGCGGCCACCGCTACCGCCACCGCCACGACCGAGACCACCGCTCCTGCCGCACCCGCCGCCGGTGCGGTCACCGGCGGCGGGTCCAACAAGCGGCTGATCCTCATCGGCGGCGCGGCATTGGCCGTCATCGCGGTGATCGCGATCGTCGTCGTGCTGACCACGCAGGGTGGCAAGACCAAGCCGGCCCCGAAGGCCACTCCCAATTCGACTTCGGCCGTGAATTCGGCGCCGGGCGCGGTTGCCCAGACCCCGCCGGACTCCGCCACCTCGGCCAAGCTGGACTCTTATCTGCTCACGCCGGCCGATGTCGGCGCCGTGGTGGGCGACCCCAATCTCGTCGTCTCGGAGAAGACCTCGGTGCTGCGTAACTCCCGGGGAACGCTATCCAACCCGGATTGCAAGGGAGCATACGAACCCCTCGAAGAGTCGGTCTACAGCGGGGCGGCCGGCTTCACGGCGGCGAGCGGTCAGGCCGTGCGCACGCCCGGCGAAAAGCAGACCCACCGGGTCTTCGAGTCCGTTGCGGCATTCTCGTCACCCGACGCGGCCGAGGCATTCGTGCGGGCGTCGGCGGACAAGTGGAAAGCATGCACCGGGCAATCGGTCACGGTGACATTCAACGGCAAGACGTCGGGATGGACGTTCGGTGAGGTGACCGGCACCGTGCCGAAGATCTTCCAGCAGCGGACGCAGGCAGACGGCGCGCGGTTTTGTCATCACGCGCTGCACGCGACGAACAACATCGTCGTCGATCTCCTGCTGTGCGGCCCGGACGCCGAAACTGGCCAGGCCGGCAAGATCGCCGAGCAGATTGCAAAGAAAGTGGACGACTAACCCCCCATACATGGAACGACCCCCGAGCCAATCTCCCAGTTGGACAGACCGGGAAGCTCGGGGGCCGGGTGGCTACGGGGAATTCGCCAGCGCGCGTTGATCGCTAGCTCTTCCGAGCCAATGCAGCTAGCGCGTAGCCACCTCACATGTCCATGAAGCTAGCAATTTCGCGGACCACCTCCCTTCCTGTGTACGGCCGACCGTACCCGCCAATGCGCGAGCCGACAACAGAATTCAGCGCCTAGCGATCGCTGACGATCGCGGCATCGATCAGTTCGGTGAATTCGGTGGCGATCGGAGATCGGGACAGTCGACAGCCGTCGAGCGTGTGCACGCGGGCGGCCAACGTCATGCTAGAGACCAGCCAAATCCCTTGGGCAGCATGCAAATCCGGCACCCGTAGCGCCCGGTAGTCACAGTCGTAACCCTTGGCCCGGGCCACTTCGAACAAGGCCTGCTGCGTCGTGCCGCGCAGGATCGGATACCACGGCGGCGGTGTCAAAAGACACAGGTTGCCGGCGCCGGCTTCGTCATCCGTGGCGATCACCACCGTCGAGCGCGGCCCCTCCAAGATCAGGCCGTCCGAGCTGACGAAGATGACGTCACCGGCGCCCTGGCGGGCGGCGTGGCGCAGGGCGGCCATGTTGACCGCGTACGACAGCGTTTTGGCGCCGGCCAGCAGCCACGGCATCGCATCGGCGCCCTTGGCGGGCAGCCCGCGGTCCAGGGTCACCGCGGCCAGCCCGTCGCGCCGCACCGCGGCGACCCGTTCGGGGACGGGGTTGACCGTCACGTAGGCGGTCGGCGCCGAACCGCCTTCGCGGCCCCGGCTGTAGACCAGGCGCAGCGCGCCCTCGTCCGCGGTGCCCGCGGCCCACTCCCCCGCGGCCAGGGCGATCGCGCGCCGCCACGCTGCAAGGTCGGGTTCGGGGAGGTCCATCAGCTTGGCCGACTGGCCCAGGCGCTGCAGATGCGGCCCGACCAGGCAGGCGGCGCCGTCGCGGACCAGCAGCGTCTCGAAGGCGCCGTCGCCGCGCACCGCGGCGAGGTCGTCGGCGTGCAGCAGCGGGGTATTCGGCGGCTGAATCTCGCCGTCGAGCGTGACGATCACACTCCGCGGGCCGGCCATGGAGACAGAGCCTAGCCGGGGCGATCCGTAGAGTTGAGATGTGGCTACCGCAGTACCCGCACCCGATTCGGGACCCGACGCCGGCGCGATCTGGCACTACGGCGATCCGCTGGGCGAGCAGCGGGCGGCCCAGACCGATTCGGTGTTCGTGGACCGCTCACACCGCGCGGTGCTCACGCTGACCGGAAGGGACCGGCAGAGTTGGCTGCACAGCATCTCCAGCCAACACGTCAGCGACCTGGTCGACGGTGCCAGCACACAGAACCTGAGCCTCGACGGACAGGGCCGGGTGGAGGATCACTGGATTCAGACCGAGCTGGGCGGGCTGACCTACCTCGACACCGAGCCGTGGCGCGGTGAGCCGCTGCTGAGCTATCTGAGCAAGATGGTGTTCTGGTCCGACGTCACGCCGGCCGCCGCAGACATGGCGGTGTGGTCGCTGCTGGGCCCGCGGCTGAACGATCGAGCGGTGCTCGACGCGCTCGGCCTGGACGCGCTGCCCGACGAGTCGTTCGCGGTCCCGCCACCGGGAGGCGGCTTTGTGCGCCGCATGCCCGGCTTCCCGCCCGGGCACATCGAATTGGACCTCGTCGTACCGCGCGGCGAGTCGGCCGACTGGCAGCGGCGGTTGACGCAGGCGGGGGTGCGGCCAGCCGGGGTGTGGGCCTACGAGGCCCACCGGGTCGCGGCGGTGCGCCCCCGGCTCGGAGTAGACACCGACGAACGCACCATCCCGCACGAGGTGGGCTGGATCGGCGGTCCTGGCGTCGGCGCCGTCCACCTCGACAAGGGTTGCTACCGGGGCCAAGAAACCGTCGCCCGGGTGCACAACCTCGGCAAGCCGCCCCGGATGCTGGTGCTGTTGCACCTCGACGGTTCCGTGGACCGCCCCGAAACGGGCGATGCGGTGCGCGCCGGCGGGCGCGCCGTCGGGCGCCTCGGAACCGTCGCCGAGCACGTCGATCTCGGGCCGGTGGCCCTGGCACTGCTGAAGCGCGGGCTGCCCGCCGACACCGAATTGACGACGGGCGCCGAGGACGCGGTGTCGGCCGCGATCGACGCCGACACGTTGCCGGGGACCGACGAGATCGGCGCCGGCCGGCTCGCCGTTGAACGGTTGCGCGGCGGTACGAGATAATCGCAAGGGAGTCCGCCACAGCGGGCAGGGGCCTCCGACGTGTATCGGCAAGGCACGGTAAACTGTCCGAAGGACAATAACGACACCAAGAGATCGGAGCCGCCTACTCGTTAGGCCGCTCCGTTATTGCGCGAGGGGGTTCCCCCATGGGCCGCGGCCGGGCTAAGGCAAAGCAGACCAAGGTTGCTCGAGAACTCAAATACAGCTCACCGCAGACCGACTTCCAGTCGCTGCAACGCGAGCTGTCGGGGACCGGTGCCGGCGATTCCGACGAGCTGGACAACAACGGTGCCGACGACTCGTGGGGGGACGAGGACGAATGGCGCCGCCGCTAGGCTTTTTGTTCAGGTCGTGCCGGCCCTCATCGCGCCGGCCCGGGATCGGGCCCGACTAGCCCGACTCACTCAAAACCTGGGATGCCGCCCGACGAGCTTTGCTCGCGGGCGTTCTTTTCCGCCCTTGCACACGGTTCCCAATACCCAACAGTCGAGATGCCGGGCCGTCAATATTGCCAGGGCCCGGTCGGTGTCCTCGGGCGCGACGATGGCAACCATCCCGACGCCCATGTTGAACGTCTTTTCCATCTCTTCGCGTTCGACCCGGCCCCGCTGCGCGATCATGGCGAACACGGGTGCCGGCGTCCAGGTGCCGCGGTCGACCTCGGCGACCAGCCCGTGCGGGATTACGCGTTGCAGGTTGCCCGCCAGTCCGCCGCCCGTCACGTGGCAGAACGTGCGGACGTGGGTCTCGGCGGCCAGGGCCAGGCAGTCCTTGGCATAGATCAGGGTGGGCTCCAGCAGTTCCTCACCCAGCGTGCGACCGAACTCCTCGACGTGACCCGACAGGTTCATCCGGTCGATCTCCAGCAGCACCGTGCGCGCCAGCGAGTACCCGTTGGAATGCAGCCCGGACGAGCCCAGCGCGATGATCACGTCACCGGGTTTGACGCGGTCGGGCCCCAGCACGTCGTCGGCCTCGACCACGCCGACCCCGGTCGCCGAGATGTCGTAGTGGTCGGGCTCCATCAGCCCGGGATGTTCGGCGGTCTCGCCGCCGAGTAGCGCGCAGCCCGCCCGCACACAGCCCTCGGCGATGCCGCTGACGATGGCGCTGAGCCGTTCCGGCACGGTCCGGCCGACGGCGATGTAGTCCTGCAGGAACAGCGGCTCGGCGCCACACACCACGAGGTCGTCAACCACCATGGCGACCAGGTCCAGGCCGACGGTGTCGTGCTTGTCCATCGCTTGGGCGACAGCCAGTTTGGTGCCTACACCGTCGGTCGACGCCGCCAGCAGTGGCTCGCGGTAACCGCCGCGCAAAGCGAACAGCCCGGCGAAGCCGCCCAGGCCGCCGCGCACCTCAGGTCGGGTGGCCCTGCTGGCCAGCGGTTTGAACAAGTCGACGGCACGCTCACCGGCTTCAATGTCCACCCCGGCCGACGCGTAGGTGACGCCCTCGCTGCCCGGGTCTCGTCCGTCGCTCTTTCCGGGATCCGTCATCGCGATAAAGGCTACCGGTCGATCACGGCCGGTAGCAGCCGACTTCGAAGTACTAAGGCCGAATTTCCGTCAGCCCACCGACGGGAACCTCGTCGGGGGCCAGATCGCCCATGCCCGCACCGCGTGCGGCATTGGTCAGCATGTGCTCGATGACGTTCTTGCCCAGCACCGTCTCGTTGGGCAGCTCGATCGGGTAGTTGCCGTCGAAGCAGGCGGTGCAAAGGCGCGACGCCGGCTGCTCGGAAGCCGCGACCATGCCACGCAGCGAGATGTAGCCCAGCGTGTCGGCGCCGATGGCGTGCCGGACGGCCTCGAGCATCTCCTCTTCGTCCTCGACGGCGTTGGCGATCAGCTCGGCCGGCGACGGAAAGTCGATGCCGTAGAAGCAGGGCCACTTCACCGGCGGTGACGCAATGCGCACGTGCACCTCAACGGCGCCGGCCTCGCGCAGCATCCGCAGCAGCGCGCGTTGGGTGTTGCCCCGCACGATCGAGTCGTCGACGACGATGAGCCGCTTGCCGCGGATCACCTCTTTGAGCGGGTTGAGCTTCAGCCGGATGCCCAGCTGCCGGATGGTCTGCGACGGCTGGATGAACGTGCGCCCGACGTAGGCGTTCTTCATCAGGCCCTGGCCGTAGGGCACACCGGACTCCTGGGCGTATCCGACCGCGGCCGGTGTGCCCGATTCGGGCACACCGATGACCAGGTCGGCGTCCACGGGGCATTCGCGAGCCAGCCGGCGACCGATGTCCACCCGGGCGGCGTGCACGGACCGGCCACCGATCGTGCTGTCCGGCCGCGCCAGGTAGACGTACTCGAACACGCAACCCTTCGGTGTGGGGTTGGCAAACCGCGTGGAGCGCACCCCGTCCGCGTCGATCGCCAGCAGTTCGCCCGGCTCGATGTCCCGGACGAACGAGGCACCGACGATGTCGAGTGCGGCCGTCTCGGACGCCACCACCCAGCCACGGTCCAACCGGCCCAGCGACAAGGGGCGCACCCCGTGCGGGTCGCGGCAGGCATACAGCGTGTTCTCGTCCATGAAGGTCAGGCAGAAGGCGCCGCGCACCGTCGGCAACAATTCCAGCGCCGCCTGTTCCAGGGTGGCATCGGCCGCGCCGTGCGCGAGGAGCGCGCCCAAGATGTCGGAGTCCGTCGTCGCCGGGGCCGGGGCGCGCTTGGCGATCAGTCCGGCGTCGCGTGCCCGAGAGGCAAGCTCGGCGGCGTTCACCAGGTTCC from Mycobacterium shigaense includes these protein-coding regions:
- the ygfZ gene encoding CAF17-like 4Fe-4S cluster assembly/insertion protein YgfZ encodes the protein MATAVPAPDSGPDAGAIWHYGDPLGEQRAAQTDSVFVDRSHRAVLTLTGRDRQSWLHSISSQHVSDLVDGASTQNLSLDGQGRVEDHWIQTELGGLTYLDTEPWRGEPLLSYLSKMVFWSDVTPAAADMAVWSLLGPRLNDRAVLDALGLDALPDESFAVPPPGGGFVRRMPGFPPGHIELDLVVPRGESADWQRRLTQAGVRPAGVWAYEAHRVAAVRPRLGVDTDERTIPHEVGWIGGPGVGAVHLDKGCYRGQETVARVHNLGKPPRMLVLLHLDGSVDRPETGDAVRAGGRAVGRLGTVAEHVDLGPVALALLKRGLPADTELTTGAEDAVSAAIDADTLPGTDEIGAGRLAVERLRGGTR
- a CDS encoding DUF3073 domain-containing protein yields the protein MGRGRAKAKQTKVARELKYSSPQTDFQSLQRELSGTGAGDSDELDNNGADDSWGDEDEWRRR
- the purM gene encoding phosphoribosylformylglycinamidine cyclo-ligase, whose product is MTDPGKSDGRDPGSEGVTYASAGVDIEAGERAVDLFKPLASRATRPEVRGGLGGFAGLFALRGGYREPLLAASTDGVGTKLAVAQAMDKHDTVGLDLVAMVVDDLVVCGAEPLFLQDYIAVGRTVPERLSAIVSGIAEGCVRAGCALLGGETAEHPGLMEPDHYDISATGVGVVEADDVLGPDRVKPGDVIIALGSSGLHSNGYSLARTVLLEIDRMNLSGHVEEFGRTLGEELLEPTLIYAKDCLALAAETHVRTFCHVTGGGLAGNLQRVIPHGLVAEVDRGTWTPAPVFAMIAQRGRVEREEMEKTFNMGVGMVAIVAPEDTDRALAILTARHLDCWVLGTVCKGGKERPRAKLVGRHPRF
- a CDS encoding sensor domain-containing protein, encoding MALFISYSSQDRTTVDALTTALRRGQQQVWFDQELGGGDSWWNKILEQIRACDVFIVALSNNWLQSKPSQSELRYAKALNRPILPVRIGDVDSMRVNPLAALQIIDYREPSIDAGIQLVTAVHQLRSKPAPLPDPLPEEPPVPFGYITRLGNQMAEKELSPQQQLQLLVELRSGLDEDGDDPSARGDIAQLLRMLRLRHDVTYRTRSEIDNVLAEIEAKDNPSGAAAAAGAKTQATTTPAATATATATTETTAPAAPAAGAVTGGGSNKRLILIGGAALAVIAVIAIVVVLTTQGGKTKPAPKATPNSTSAVNSAPGAVAQTPPDSATSAKLDSYLLTPADVGAVVGDPNLVVSEKTSVLRNSRGTLSNPDCKGAYEPLEESVYSGAAGFTAASGQAVRTPGEKQTHRVFESVAAFSSPDAAEAFVRASADKWKACTGQSVTVTFNGKTSGWTFGEVTGTVPKIFQQRTQADGARFCHHALHATNNIVVDLLLCGPDAETGQAGKIAEQIAKKVDD
- the purF gene encoding amidophosphoribosyltransferase, whose product is MTVQEPEQDFSAPREECGVFGVWAPGEDVAKLTYYGLYALQHRGQEAAGIAVADGSQVLVFKDLGLVSQVFDEQTLAAMQGHVAIGHCRYSTTGDTTWENAQPVFRNTAAGTGVALGHNGNLVNAAELASRARDAGLIAKRAPAPATTDSDILGALLAHGAADATLEQAALELLPTVRGAFCLTFMDENTLYACRDPHGVRPLSLGRLDRGWVVASETAALDIVGASFVRDIEPGELLAIDADGVRSTRFANPTPKGCVFEYVYLARPDSTIGGRSVHAARVDIGRRLARECPVDADLVIGVPESGTPAAVGYAQESGVPYGQGLMKNAYVGRTFIQPSQTIRQLGIRLKLNPLKEVIRGKRLIVVDDSIVRGNTQRALLRMLREAGAVEVHVRIASPPVKWPCFYGIDFPSPAELIANAVEDEEEMLEAVRHAIGADTLGYISLRGMVAASEQPASRLCTACFDGNYPIELPNETVLGKNVIEHMLTNAARGAGMGDLAPDEVPVGGLTEIRP
- a CDS encoding aminodeoxychorismate lyase, with the translated sequence MIVTLDGEIQPPNTPLLHADDLAAVRGDGAFETLLVRDGAACLVGPHLQRLGQSAKLMDLPEPDLAAWRRAIALAAGEWAAGTADEGALRLVYSRGREGGSAPTAYVTVNPVPERVAAVRRDGLAAVTLDRGLPAKGADAMPWLLAGAKTLSYAVNMAALRHAARQGAGDVIFVSSDGLILEGPRSTVVIATDDEAGAGNLCLLTPPPWYPILRGTTQQALFEVARAKGYDCDYRALRVPDLHAAQGIWLVSSMTLAARVHTLDGCRLSRSPIATEFTELIDAAIVSDR